Part of the Onthophagus taurus isolate NC chromosome 11, IU_Otau_3.0, whole genome shotgun sequence genome is shown below.
CGAATACTATGGAATTTGTTACGGTAGATAGGATGCTATTAAGTCTGTCGATCATgaatattaattgattaatgaTAGCATACATTGACATAAATTTTCGAGATTCCAAAGCGAAATAAGATGCGTTTTTCATTGCGGCTCCCATCTGTAATATTCTAGATGTAAAGACCACTTGATTtgatttaagaatttttatcgaGTCGTCAAATTTTGTCAAGGCTTTGGTTGATAAAGTAATTTGTTTATCGACGatggttttaattttcttttgagaCGATTGGAGTTCCTGTATCGCTTGATCGTAACGAAGGGCATCTTCTTCGTCTAGGTTTCCTGTAATGGCCTTTATTATACTTCCCGCAATGTTAATTGCTCctctttttgattttagatGATTCTTCGGGAATATATCCTCGACCTGTCTTGTCATTTGTTCTATTCCTGTTTTCATTATGGATATAAAATTGTACATTTCTCTTTCATAGGATGATTCCGTTTGGTTgatcatttttaaacaatcttgATAATGTCGTTTGGTTGTCTCCACTTCGTGCAATAATTGCGCTAGATCGTAGACGGTTGTTAGGCTCCAATAACTATGACCATTTTGAGCTCTGCCCAATAATACTGGTAGGAGTCCTGTGTTGTCTTCTATGTTAGTTATTGTAACGATATTTACAGGGCAACTCCAGGGTGATACTTTCTTTAATTATGTCCTGGTCCAACAGCTCAAATATTTGCTtcttaatttcctttttcgtATCTTGTATCTTTCGTATCTTTCATTCTTTAGATTTGATTTGTGTTTGATACAATGCGTAAAACTTAATCGTTGTCCTTCTACGTGAAATATGTGTTTATATCGTTCCAAAAGAATTCGGATGCTAGCTTTTTCTTCTAAGGTCATTCCTTTCGTGTTCAAGTGTTTCGTTAAGGTGGAATTTCGTTGCGACGTCCAGCGTTCGCGGCCCGCCGCGACGTCCAGCAGTAACGGCCAGCCGTTACGTTCGCGTGAATTTCGTTGGAACGTCTGAGTCTGTGCTTCGGCAGCATTTATGTTCATGCTTCTGTAGTGAAAGGTgctttttaaaaatggataGGAAGACGTTAGCGGCATTGATTTTgctagaagaagaagaagatgatgatATTAGGCTTTTGCTATCCATTCGTGAGGACACTAGCGAGTTATATAAATCTCGAAACCAAGAAGGGTATTTTGAAATACTTATAAGAAATCATCTCAATGCCGATGATGAAAAGTTTCGCAGTTTCTTCAGGCTAAATAAagagcaatttaattttgtgttgAATCTCGTTCATGCAGATTTGAAGAAACAATCCACAAATTGTGTGAAAAACCCAATTTCTCCTGAGGAAAAGTTAGCGTTGACCTTAAGGTAAGGatgttttctttgtaaaaaaatacagatgtttaaaaaaaaaccaacaattttatcaaaaatgcaCGTTTAATTAACAAAAGCAATATATAAGTTTATTTCATGTTGTAATAGTCGTTTGAATAGGGTGTCATAAACGTAGTGGGCGTATGATCGTCAGGTGTACTTGTATTATGGGAAGTATTGAGGGAAAATGTTGGAGTTGGTGCCTGTGGTTGGTGGGGTTGTGTCTGTGTATGTGGAATATTTATTATTGGGGAAGATGCTTGTAAATTAGTCACTAGTGTTAGGATTTGTAACTTTGCTTGCGATATTAAATTGGGAGGTAGCTTTTTTACCATTAGAGCGATGCTTCTCATGAATAAATCCACTTCATCTTCTTCCTTTTGGTGCGTTAATTGTGATAGAACGTGAAGACGATGTTTAGACCGTTCTTCCAATTCGTGTAATAATTTCGCTTTTGCGTTGCTAGGTGTTGAACTGCTGCAAGTTGGCGTGTTTGAACGGCTTCTATCGTCCATGTTTGTTCTTTTTAGTATTTTCGGATTTGGCTGATTTAAATGTATGGAATCTGGTGATCCTACGTCGTCTTCAATTATTCTTGATTGCGATTCCGAATCAGTTTGAACATCTTCATCGCCGCTATCCTGAGTATTCTGAGATGATTCGGTGTTTTGCTGTACATTACAATTTTGAATGCGgctacaataataaataaataagaaaacttaaaaaaacataactcAAAAGAGATAGTATACCTTCGTTCAGATTTGAGAAGTTCCAAAAATGTTAGCTGTTCGTATAAATGCCATTTTGATGGTCTTGTTGATGCTGCCGAACCAGTTCCTTgcttttgttttcttttttgttttaagtagTTATCGCGAATATTTTTCCATCGCAATTTACAATCCTCGgctggaaaaataaaataagaataggtacataatataaaaacatgAAATTGTATCGTATCGTATCGAATGATGTTTTgatgttcttttttttaggtttttaGCTACAGGTGAAACATTTAAATCCCTTTCATTTGCCTTTCGTATCTCATCCAGCTACATTTCAATTGTTGTCCGAGAAACATTAGAAGTGCTATGTCTGCGTTTAGTTCCTATATTTCTACCACCACAAAATGAAATAGATATGAAGGAAAAAGCACAGGAATTTTGGAATAAGTGGAATTTTCCTAACTGCGTCGCAGGAGTTGATGGCAAACATATTCGAGTTTTTTGTCCCAGAAAAAGCGGATCGCTATTCTTCAATTACAAGGATTATTTCTCAATAGTATTGCTTGCTATGGTAGATGcaaattgcaaatttttatttgtggaTGTTGGTGCCTATGGAAAAGAAGGAGATAGTACCATTTTTTCAACTTCTGAAATGGGCAAACAAGTGTACTCTggaaaattatttccaaaagaCGAAATGCTTCCCAATTCGAACAAAAAGTTGCCGTATGTTGTAGTTGGCGATGAAGCGTTTAGATTACACAGACATTTAATGAAACCATACAGCAAATTATCTGCTAAATCGGATAGGAGGAAAACTATTTACAACTATCGATTATGCAGAGCTCGACGAGTCACTGAAAACGCATTTGGTCTTTTAAGCCAAATTTTTCGCATTTACTACACACCAATAGCTATAAATCCAGAATCGTGTGATAAGTTGATCATGGTAACTTGTTGTTTGCACAATCTGTTAAGAGATGCATTTTTGGAGAAAGGCAATCGACCCTTTTACGAATATGATCCAAATGTACAGATCCCGAACAATGTGACTCCATTAGCAGGAGCAGGTGGCTTTGCAAGTGCAAATGGTTTGGAAGTAAGGGAAATGTTCACCCAGTTTTTTAATGAGGATGGGGCACTCCATTGGCAGAATGATCGTGTTTTTAGAGTGTCCAGTTAATTTCTGTATGCTATTATACAGTGAGCGCAAAACTATTGGAATAAATTCActtaaaattcttttgtttttgaaaacataTTCGGACCcgctaatttttatttttagttgcgCATTTtctaaactaatttttatttatacagggtgccccagaaatataaatagtttaatataaataatttaatataatgtaCTTAGCTA
Proteins encoded:
- the LOC139431854 gene encoding uncharacterized protein; translated protein: MDRKTLAALILLEEEEDDDIRLLLSIREDTSELYKSRNQEGYFEILIRNHLNADDEKFRSFFRLNKEQFNFVLNLVHADLKKQSTNCVKNPISPEEKLALTLRFLATGETFKSLSFAFRISSSYISIVVRETLEVLCLRLVPIFLPPQNEIDMKEKAQEFWNKWNFPNCVAGVDGKHIRVFCPRKSGSLFFNYKDYFSIVLLAMVDANCKFLFVDVGAYGKEGDSTIFSTSEMGKQVYSGKLFPKDEMLPNSNKKLPYVVVGDEAFRLHRHLMKPYSKLSAKSDRRKTIYNYRLCRARRVTENAFGLLSQIFRIYYTPIAINPESCDKLIMVTCCLHNLLRDAFLEKGNRPFYEYDPNVQIPNNVTPLAGAGGFASANGLEVREMFTQFFNEDGALHWQNDRVFRVSS
- the LOC139431853 gene encoding uncharacterized protein; its protein translation is MSQKFSHDDDELLIEQVREYPCIYDHANKDFKDHQIRENAWNKIGVVLLKKSEDCKLRWKNIRDNYLKQKRKQKQGTGSAASTRPSKWHLYEQLTFLELLKSERSRIQNCNVQQNTESSQNTQDSGDEDVQTDSESQSRIIEDDVGSPDSIHLNQPNPKILKRTNMDDRSRSNTPTCSSSTPSNAKAKLLHELEERSKHRLHVLSQLTHQKEEDEVDLFMRSIALMVKKLPPNLISQAKLQILTLVTNLQASSPIINIPHTQTQPHQPQAPTPTFSLNTSHNTSTPDDHTPTTFMTPYSNDYYNMK